A genomic segment from Corylus avellana chromosome ca5, CavTom2PMs-1.0 encodes:
- the LOC132181036 gene encoding nuclear transcription factor Y subunit B-3-like — translation MADSDNDSGGQNNSNNANSDFSAREQDRFLPIANVSRIMKKALPANAKISKDAKETVQECVSEFISFITGEASDKCQREKRKTINGDDLLWAMTTLGFEEYVEPLKIYLQKYREMEGDKTAVGGGRQGEKDGGGGGSGGGGSAAGGGGSGGGVSSGSVGGGGFNGVGGGVYGGMYGGVMGHHQGHVYGTGGYHHVGMGGGVVGKGVSGGGGSGGGGGGASIVRLR, via the coding sequence ATGGCTGATTCGGACAACGACTCAGGAGGGCAGAACAACAGCAACAACGCAAACAGCGACTTCTCCGCTCGAGAGCAAGACAGGTTCCTCCCCATCGCTAACGTGAGCAGAATCATGAAGAAGGCATTGCCGGCAAACGCCAAGATCTCCAAGGACGCAAAGGAAACGGTGCAGGAATGTGTGTCGGAGTTCATTAGCTTCATCACTGGGGAGGCCTCTGACAAGTGCCagagggagaagaggaagaCGATCAATGGGGATGACTTGCTGTGGGCGATGACTACTCTGGGGTTTGAGGAGTATGTGGAGCCGCTCAAGATTTATCTGCAGAAGTATAGGGAGATGGAGGGCGACAAGACCGCGGTGGGCGGGGGGAGGCAGGGGGAGAAGGACGGTGGTGGCGGTGGATCCGGCGGGGGTGGTTCCGCCGCCGGCGGTGGTGGAAGCGGTGGTGGGGTGAGCTCGGGGAGTGTTGGGGGTGGTGGGTTTAATGGGGTTGGGGGAGGAGTGTATGGTGGGATGTATGGTGGGGTGATGGGGCATCATCAGGGACACGTGTACGGCACTGGTGGGTATCATCATGTGGGTATGGGTGGTGGTGTTGTTGGGAAGGGTGTATCAGGCGGCGGCGGCagtggcggtggtggtggtggagctTCCATTGTGAGGTTAAGGTAG
- the LOC132183117 gene encoding uncharacterized protein LOC132183117 translates to MNLESRVKDQMVCFRRNPLPWFAVLAPLLISAGFLGFGFSSVLLTSTVLIILSTVYFTFSKSRGSSSQMEDVVSEPDQPESESMSEKKEDQEVQYFVTSPDSLSESEGIYRLSTSEESDGSISDEESLIEIALPSGQYVGHTEEQPKVISKQQKVAADFSPESFFQPHCLMELFSDINEMNEEDNLIEIDISMGSIKCSRFEIEA, encoded by the coding sequence ATGAACTTGGAAAGCAGAGTTAAAGACCAAATGGTTTGCTTTAGAAGAAACCCACTTCCATGGTTTGCTGTTCTTGCTCCATTGCTGATTTCTGCTGGTTTTTTGGGATTTGGGTTCTCCTCCGTGCTCCTTACATCTACAGTATTGATCATCTTGTCTACTGTTTACTTTACATTCTCAAAAAGCAGAGGAAGCTCATCGCAAATGGAAGATGTTGTGTCAGAACCTGATCAGCCTGAAAGTGAATCTATGTCAGAAAAGAAGGAAGACCAAGAAGTTCAATATTTTGTCACATCACCTGATTCGCTATCAGAGAGTGAAGGCATCTATCGCTTATCAACAAGTGAGGAATCGGATGGTTCAATTTCTGACGAGGAAAGCCTCATTGAAATTGCTCTTCCAAGTGGGCAATATGTTGGTCATACAGAAGAGCAGCCTAAGGTAATTAGTAAGCAGCAGAAAGTGGCTGCAGATTTCTCGCCTGAATCCTTTTTCCAGCCACATTGTCTGATGGAGCTTTTCTCTGATATAAATGAGATGAACGAGGAAGACAACTTGATTGAGATTGACATCTCCATGGGCTCCATCAAGTGTTCAAGGTTTGAGATCGAAGCTTGA